TCAAGCATATTTCAATATCTCGATTCTATTTTCTATAGAACACtacaataaaactaataaattcttaacatgCATcgtctctttatatatatatacaaccaaccataattcaacttaataataataaccttaCAAATTACATCATACACAAGATAATAAGTTAAACATTACAATTTTAGATATGGAAGCatattacaacaaaatattagTTCTTCCAAGTACATTAAtcacataacaaaattatttatccgAGCATCTACTTTCCAGATCGAGGGTGCGATGTACCTAAAAACATAATTGcattaaacatgattaaaacaATTGCACATTTCAATAAGTAATTGATTAAGgactaattatttaatataacacTAAGGTGATTTTCATATCATAGAATTAAttgtcttattttctttttgaaatttctaatttcataaattctcTTCTAGACAGggataaatatactaaaataaaaatatcaagagtgTCTCCCACAACTCAGCATATTTAACTTCaaagttttatgatttatttacatCGAGTGATTATcccattaatttgaaaaattaatttttcttaacatgGTCATTCTCCCAGGcataaatttcaataatcaGGAAATGATCTTCAAGGCTCGCCCATTCACCAGGGCATTATTTCCAGTAAccaggaaataatttttcaaggctTGCCCATTCACCAGGACATTATTTCTAGTAACTACCCATTCACCAGGGTATTATTTCCAGTAAccaggaaataatttttcaaggccTGCCCGTTCACCAGGGCATTATTTCCAGTAAccaggaaataatttttcaaggccTGTCCATTCACCAGGGCATTATTTCCAGTAACCAGCACTAATAtttataatctataaaattccttgtacaataaaaaatataaactgatTAATTACTCAAAGGTGTTGAACACCTACCTGGTGTATGTGCGCGTGAAGAGGTCCCTTGTTGCTGATCAGGTCCTGCGGCCTCCTCTGCACCAACAAAATTACTTTGTCATTTGTTCATTCATTTGAACCGGTAAAATTCTAATACCCATGACATATTCTTTGATTAAATCCAATACccttaattaagtttaattgacTATTAATTCAAGGGGGATACCCCCccttttttgaaacattttcttattattattattattattatttccacaAAAGTCTCTATTCAATTTAACCTATCAACATCAATTGTCTTAAATTTGGCAAGATTCCTCAATAATATTACTTAAACTCCattctctaatttttcttctccatttagcCAAAAACAACCTAGGGAGGGAagtgaatatttttcttttctccttgaaAAATTCCTACTCCATTCATATAACACCACTTATAAACTTTCATCTTCCCATGTTTTCCAAACAATTGTATTAAACCTCAAATCCCCTAAATTATTCCTCTCTTGgccaaatattcaattaaaatggggaaaattaatttttttttcttttatttaaaattaaacacttacCCAATCATAATTCATGCTTTCTAACATGGTTCAAACATAATTTGCATTATTCctataaattataacataaaaccacaacttcacataatcatcattttgcataatccttcatcaaacataaaattaaaggaattaaTCATTTAGAACATGTTATTTACCCTCACTTTGATAAGGATTTAAGgaagaatgcaagaaaaaacaagttttcttcttctccctcttcaAACCCTAGCTTGAAATCCTTCCTTCAATGCACTCACCACCTTAAAATCAACCCCCTCTTGatgtttaattaagttaatcacTCTAATTACTCACTTTAATTAGTGAAATCAATGAGCATTTAAGTAGAAAATCACACAATTCTTCCCCCTCTCTTTGTTTCAAACTCACGGCTAAAAGAGGAAAAGATGAAGCATTTATAGTCTAAGTTTTACCAATTTACACATTGGCCCTCATTTCTTCCTATTTCTATTTTTGTCACTCAACTCTTCTTTTACTTAATTCACACCATaacatcttatattttattctattgtaTCCAATTACAAtacttaaaatctttttatttaatttattcaatactttatttattttactcataTTATAATTTAGCGGGTTTTCACATTATCCTCCCCTAAAAAGAATTTTGTCCTCAAAATTAAACCTCGTACCTGAATCTAGAAATAATTCGGGGTGTTTTTGTCTCATTTGAGATTCTCTTTCCCAAGTCACCTCCTCGATTTGGGAATTCCTCCACAATATCTTGATAATTggaatctttttatttctcaattccTTCACACTGTAATCTAAGACTTTCACTGGCTTCATTTCCAATGTTAAATTCTCATCAATTTCTAGAGGAATTTGAGGCAAGACCCGGGATGGATCCACTTCGGCCTTTCTTAACAGAGAGACATGAAACACATCATGGATTTTGGCCAGATGTGGAGGTAGAGCCAATCTGTAAGCCACAGGCCCAATCCTTTTAGTGACCTCAAAAGGCCCTATGTACCTCGGCGCCAATTTCCCTTTCAGACCGAATCTTAACACTTGTTTCATTGGGGCcactttcaaaaatactttgtcACCAATTTCAAACTCTAGAGGTCTTCTCTTATTATCCGCATAACTCTTCTGTCTATCCTGGGCCGCTTTCATTCTATTCCTTATGATCTTTATCTTCTCAAAGGTAATCTGTACCAGCTCTGGTCCAACTAGTTGTCTATCCCCTACTTCTTCCTAGCATACTAGCGTCCGACATCTTCTACCGTATAAGGCTTCATAGGGAGCCATTCCTATTGTAGCCTAGTAGCTGTTGTTGTATGTGAATTCTACTAACGGTAGATGATCTTCCCAATTCCCTCCAAACTCCAATATACAGGCTCTTAGTAAATCCTCTAATATTTGAATAGTCCTCTCGGATTGACCATCAGTTTGAGGATGAAAAGCTGTGCTTAAATTCAACTTCGTTCCGAGAGCTTGTTGAACATTTGGCCATAATCGAGAGGTAAACCTTGGATCTCGATCTAAAACTATTGACACTggtgtcgcaccccaaaaaaaaatccaaaatttggTTTTGCGATATTTgactggcgactttcgttttgCTCTGTTTTGctaatttggttctttggagtcgccacctagtattttggtcactaggaaccctaactggtcttttagagattctaaggcaagggactggttgcgtaaagggaaggtattagcacccctagtacgccctacctaaggtaagctgcttggtgttttggtttgctctataattacTATGGTGTTGATATTTTCTAagctcgtcaattgattttggacataaatctaaggagattccatgtgctttgaaagctcatttttcccttagtatttcaaaagtttgcgactcataaatcgtggagaaaaaaaattaaaattttgaaatgtcctcgattataatcaaggcttctttcaagaatgtgtgcggatttattactcccaataatattttggatattcatccttttaaggatttctttatccaaacattagcggtgaataataaataaatttcctccccaaaaataagatttttataatttttggaatattggccaataccctttggagttttacaaacatgttgtaaaatccagaaatgcaagaaaataatttgtgtttaagaaatctatgcgaaaacacactttcgaagcttccaatatatttttttttataaaaaggaacattcaaaacatgttagagtattggccgtatgcaaacacgcaagaacatatttttttaaaaaaaaaaacaatatatttttttttttgacgaaatcgggtattttaatactggatttgtatctccacagcataaaaaaatacaaaactaatat
This DNA window, taken from Populus alba chromosome 17, ASM523922v2, whole genome shotgun sequence, encodes the following:
- the LOC118060406 gene encoding uncharacterized protein, translating into MKAAQDRQKSYADNKRRPLEFEIGDKVFLKVAPMKQVLRFGLKGKLAPRYIGPFEVTKRIGPVAYRLALPPHLAKIHDVFHVSLLRKAEVDPSRVLPQIPLEIDENLTLEMKPVKVLDYSVKELRNKKIPIIKILWRNSQIEERRPQDLISNKGPLHAHIHQALKNYFLVTGNNALVNGQALKNYFLVTGNNTLVNG